A genomic stretch from Bdellovibrionales bacterium CG10_big_fil_rev_8_21_14_0_10_45_34 includes:
- a CDS encoding GHMP kinase, protein MIISRTPFRISFFGGGTDLPSFYKDEEGEVLSVTVNKYMYITVNDRFDASYRLSYSKTEIREKVSDIDHPILKIALTKYGPLAQNLNGGRGLEILSMADIPSGTGLGSSSSFTVGLLHALKAHIGVFQSAEQLAHEASHIEIEELEEPIGKQDQYAAAYGGLQSFKFKPDGAVAADPVVCSANTFSELESSILLFYTGMHRPASQILTEQKANTESKRETLRKMKVMAEQARTLLSDGRSISDFGALLDEGWRLKKTLASGVSLPLIDSWYASALKAGAWGGKLLGAGGGGFLMLLCPQERQEQVKQALGELKQVPVSFDRWGSKIIFVG, encoded by the coding sequence ATGATTATTTCAAGAACGCCTTTTCGGATCAGTTTTTTTGGCGGCGGCACAGACTTACCCTCTTTTTATAAAGACGAAGAAGGCGAAGTGCTTTCGGTCACAGTCAACAAATACATGTACATCACGGTGAACGACCGATTTGACGCAAGCTACAGGCTCTCTTATAGCAAAACAGAGATTCGCGAGAAAGTTTCAGACATTGACCACCCGATTCTCAAAATAGCTCTTACAAAGTACGGCCCTCTAGCCCAAAATCTTAATGGCGGGCGAGGGCTTGAGATTCTTTCTATGGCGGATATTCCCTCGGGCACGGGTCTTGGTAGCTCTTCGAGTTTCACGGTCGGACTTTTACATGCGTTAAAAGCGCACATAGGTGTTTTTCAATCGGCAGAACAGCTTGCACACGAAGCTTCTCATATCGAAATTGAAGAGCTTGAGGAGCCCATCGGCAAGCAAGATCAATACGCAGCTGCATACGGCGGTCTCCAATCTTTTAAGTTTAAGCCCGATGGAGCGGTTGCGGCAGATCCAGTGGTCTGTTCCGCCAATACTTTTTCTGAGCTCGAGAGTTCAATTCTCTTATTTTACACAGGAATGCACAGGCCTGCTTCGCAAATACTTACAGAACAAAAAGCAAACACGGAAAGCAAGCGCGAAACTTTAAGAAAAATGAAAGTCATGGCAGAGCAGGCTCGCACGCTTTTATCGGATGGTCGTTCTATCTCTGATTTTGGGGCATTGCTCGATGAAGGGTGGCGTCTTAAGAAAACCTTGGCAAGCGGCGTGAGCTTACCGCTGATCGACTCATGGTACGCGTCCGCCTTAAAAGCAGGAGCCTGGGGCGGCAAACTTCTTGGCGCCGGGGGCGGAGGTTTCTTAATGCTTTTATGCCCGCAAGAGAGACAAGAACAAGTGAAACAAGCGCTCGGAGAACTCAAGCAGGTGCCTGTCTCTTTTGATCGCTGGGGCAGCAAAATCATCTTTGTAGGGTGA